A portion of the Wolbachia endosymbiont of Oedothorax gibbosus genome contains these proteins:
- a CDS encoding L-threonylcarbamoyladenylate synthase — MISKIINAIQNNLLVCFPTETVYALACSALNNESIGKIYQIKKRSQNKPLSIFVSDIYNLTKIAKLEKKYIGLVNHFSPGPITYILPLKNNNILPNEFFKDSIGIRIPKHPIAISILNKLKVPIVATSINISGKKSVCKADDIPQSIKQHLSVVIEDDELVSGTESTIIDLTEDKIKVLREGAISLQTVNNAFSN; from the coding sequence ATGATATCTAAAATAATAAATGCAATACAGAATAACTTGTTAGTGTGTTTTCCAACAGAAACAGTGTATGCTCTTGCTTGTAGTGCACTCAATAATGAATCTATAGGAAAAATATATCAGATAAAGAAACGCTCTCAAAATAAGCCTCTCTCCATATTTGTTAGTGATATTTACAATTTGACAAAAATAGCAAAGCTAGAGAAAAAGTATATTGGTTTAGTAAATCACTTTTCTCCTGGACCAATTACCTATATTTTACCACTTAAAAACAACAATATATTGCCAAACGAGTTCTTTAAAGACAGTATAGGCATCAGAATCCCTAAGCATCCTATTGCAATTTCAATATTAAATAAACTGAAAGTTCCAATAGTTGCAACTAGTATAAATATTTCAGGAAAAAAAAGTGTATGTAAGGCAGACGATATACCACAATCCATTAAGCAACATTTATCTGTAGTGATTGAAGATGATGAACTAGTTTCTGGTACAGAATCTACTATTATTGACTTAACCGAAGATAAGATTAAGGTTTTAAGGGAAGGTGCAATTTCATTACAAACAGTAAACAACGCATTTTCAAACTAA
- a CDS encoding DNA polymerase III subunit delta', protein MKKVIGHNQAKKKLMNNLSVQSWLICGKKGIGKATLAKSFSNWLLIKSYNEVALDLHLIEGDTIGIEKVREMKNFLHLSPIQSEHKIAIIDSLEAMTNNAKNAILKILEEPPKNSKIFIISHKQYDIQTTIWCRCFQLNLLPLTYDETKQVASSQCKFDDQTFDEMITLFPGTPGMIINAISSDAYEAYKCFYKFLHDLKNPNMINKVINSEIELELASYIIQAFILESIKREVNDVEILLSQWKKIDELFVIAKQLHLDKKHVLANVVNIMT, encoded by the coding sequence ATGAAAAAAGTAATAGGTCACAACCAAGCCAAAAAAAAATTAATGAACAACTTGTCTGTTCAGTCTTGGCTGATCTGTGGTAAAAAAGGTATAGGAAAAGCAACACTTGCAAAATCCTTCTCCAATTGGTTACTCATAAAAAGCTATAATGAAGTAGCATTGGACTTACACCTTATTGAAGGTGATACTATCGGAATAGAAAAAGTCAGAGAAATGAAAAACTTTCTACACTTAAGTCCTATTCAATCAGAACACAAAATAGCTATAATAGATAGCTTAGAGGCAATGACTAATAACGCTAAAAATGCAATATTGAAAATATTAGAAGAGCCGCCAAAAAATTCTAAGATATTTATAATTAGCCATAAGCAATATGATATACAAACTACTATCTGGTGTAGGTGCTTCCAGCTGAATTTACTTCCACTTACTTATGACGAAACAAAGCAAGTTGCTTCATCTCAATGTAAATTTGATGATCAAACGTTTGACGAAATGATTACTTTATTTCCTGGAACGCCAGGAATGATAATAAATGCAATAAGTAGTGATGCTTATGAAGCATACAAATGCTTTTATAAATTCCTTCATGATTTAAAGAATCCCAATATGATTAATAAAGTAATTAATAGCGAAATCGAACTAGAATTAGCATCATATATAATTCAGGCCTTCATTTTAGAAAGCATAAAGAGAGAGGTAAATGATGTTGAAATTCTGCTAAGTCAGTGGAAAAAAATAGATGAACTTTTTGTTATTGCTAAGCAACTCCACTTAGATAAAAAGCATGTTTTAGCTAATGTAGTGAATATCATGACATAA
- a CDS encoding IS5 family transposase (programmed frameshift) — protein sequence MKYKEIEKLEGEKFRRLTGVKKSTFKRMVEILDEEDKRKKARSGRKSKLCIEDRLLMALEYMREYRTYFHIGQSYGMSESNCFKIIRWVEDTLIKHPDFALPGKKDLLNSNVEYEVLVIDGTETAVERPKKKQKRFYSGKKKRHTIKTQIVTEKKSKKVVCTSFSNGRKHDFRMFRESKIAILPQTKILADSGYRGMQKIHKNVELPHRRSKKNPLSKEKKAENRSLSIRRVVVENVIGLLKRFKIISDRYRNRRKRFGLRFNLIASIHNRELLS from the exons ATGAAATATAAGGAAATAGAAAAGTTAGAAGGAGAAAAGTTTCGACGTTTAACGGGGGTAAAAAAATCAACATTTAAGAGAATGGTAGAAATTCTAGATGAGGAGGATAAAAGGAAAAAAGCTAGAAGTGGAAGAAAAAGCAAACTTTGTATAGAAGATAGATTACTTATGGCACTGGAATATATGAGAGAATATCGTACATATTTTCATATAGGACAAAGTTATGGCATGAGTGAAAGCAACTGTTTTAAAATAATAAGGTGGGTAGAAGACACATTAATAAAACATCCAGATTTTGCATTACCAGGAAAAAAAGATCTATTAAATAGTAATGTAGAATACGAAGTTTTGGTAATAGATGGAACTGAAACAGCAGTAGAAAGGCCAA AAAAAAAGCAAAAGCGCTTTTACTCTGGAAAGAAAAAAAGGCATACTATAAAAACACAAATAGTAACAGAGAAGAAGAGTAAAAAGGTCGTATGTACATCTTTCTCCAATGGTAGAAAACATGATTTTCGGATGTTTAGAGAATCAAAGATAGCAATATTACCGCAAACTAAGATCCTAGCTGATTCTGGTTACAGAGGAATGCAAAAGATACATAAAAATGTTGAATTACCACATAGAAGATCAAAAAAGAATCCTTTATCAAAGGAGAAAAAAGCAGAAAATAGATCTCTCTCTATACGAAGAGTGGTAGTTGAAAACGTAATCGGCTTATTGAAAAGGTTTAAAATCATTTCTGACAGATATAGAAATCGACGAAAACGTTTTGGCTTAAGATTTAATTTGATTGCCTCTATTCACAATAGAGAGCTCCTTTCATGA
- a CDS encoding conjugal transfer protein TraJ: MEDKLLESVKNKSYFSKAVEWYCHRYLFCAAERSWMALIVSLLLVCLCLLILNIYLLFPVKKDLNFVKYMNHTEDEFSAMHKLSFSKKEDEYTSTARYLMSKYIEIYESIKIVEPKYQENFIRNNSIHKIYQGFQEKTNNEAVSSKRKITNINVITLSIDRSTKDLVTFAGNATVVFATEQNKEVKNQAVEISFTLSNIKATLAGIIPFKFIVNGYKYR, from the coding sequence ATGGAAGATAAATTGCTTGAATCAGTAAAAAACAAAAGTTATTTCAGTAAAGCAGTCGAATGGTACTGCCATAGATATCTGTTTTGTGCAGCAGAAAGATCTTGGATGGCATTAATAGTATCGCTTCTCCTAGTATGCTTATGTTTATTAATATTAAACATATACCTGTTATTTCCTGTTAAAAAAGATTTAAATTTTGTGAAGTACATGAACCACACAGAAGATGAGTTCTCTGCAATGCATAAGCTTAGTTTCAGTAAAAAGGAAGATGAATACACTTCCACAGCGAGGTACTTAATGAGTAAATACATCGAAATATATGAGTCCATTAAGATCGTTGAACCAAAGTACCAAGAAAATTTTATAAGAAACAATTCTATACATAAAATCTATCAAGGCTTTCAGGAAAAAACGAATAATGAAGCTGTTTCATCCAAAAGAAAAATTACCAACATAAACGTAATAACATTATCTATTGACCGATCGACCAAGGACCTAGTTACATTTGCTGGAAATGCTACTGTAGTTTTTGCAACCGAGCAAAATAAGGAGGTGAAAAATCAGGCTGTTGAGATTAGCTTCACTTTGTCGAATATAAAAGCAACTCTGGCTGGTATAATACCATTTAAATTTATTGTTAATGGTTATAAATACAGATAA
- the ychF gene encoding redox-regulated ATPase YchF, with translation MSFNCGIVGLPNIGKSTLFNALTESSAAEAANYPFCTIEPNIGKISIKDQRLKQIAAIAGSEKVIYNQLEVVDIAGLVKGASKGEGLGNKFLSHIREVDAIVHLLRCFTDDDISHVHSKIDPISDAEVVEMELILADIDSIEKRLPQLEKKAKQGDKELKKQLELMQEVLATLKSGKPARNLENIDGDEMKSLQLLTTKPVMYVCNVEDTHIITGNELSKRVEKMAEENKSKFYCISAKLEADIANLDSEEEKQSFLSEFGLQESGLDGVARIMYEVLSMITFFTVGPKEARAWPVKIGSTADKAAGVIHTDFEKGFIKAETISFADYIKYGSEPACKDAGKIRFEGRDYIMQDGDIMHFKFNV, from the coding sequence ATGAGCTTTAACTGTGGCATAGTTGGACTGCCAAACATAGGAAAATCAACCTTATTTAATGCGCTTACAGAGTCAAGTGCAGCCGAAGCTGCAAATTATCCTTTCTGCACAATTGAGCCAAATATAGGCAAGATTTCGATAAAAGATCAGCGTTTGAAGCAAATCGCAGCAATTGCAGGCTCAGAGAAGGTAATCTACAACCAATTAGAAGTTGTAGATATTGCAGGTCTTGTAAAGGGCGCAAGCAAGGGTGAAGGGCTCGGCAATAAATTTTTAAGCCATATCAGAGAAGTTGATGCCATCGTTCATCTGCTCAGGTGCTTTACGGATGACGATATTAGCCACGTACACAGTAAAATAGATCCAATATCAGATGCTGAAGTGGTAGAAATGGAATTAATCCTAGCTGATATTGATAGCATAGAAAAAAGGCTTCCTCAGTTGGAAAAAAAAGCAAAGCAAGGTGATAAAGAGCTAAAGAAACAACTTGAGCTAATGCAAGAGGTACTGGCTACTTTAAAATCAGGTAAACCTGCAAGAAATTTGGAGAATATCGATGGAGATGAGATGAAATCGCTTCAATTGCTAACAACAAAGCCGGTTATGTACGTCTGTAATGTTGAAGATACGCATATCATAACTGGTAATGAACTATCTAAAAGGGTGGAAAAAATGGCAGAAGAAAATAAAAGCAAATTTTATTGCATTTCAGCAAAACTCGAAGCAGATATTGCAAACCTTGATAGCGAAGAGGAAAAACAGAGTTTTTTATCAGAATTTGGCTTACAAGAATCAGGCCTTGATGGAGTAGCGCGTATCATGTATGAAGTGCTGAGTATGATAACTTTCTTTACTGTGGGCCCCAAAGAAGCACGTGCATGGCCAGTAAAAATAGGGTCAACAGCCGATAAAGCAGCAGGTGTAATCCACACTGATTTTGAGAAAGGCTTTATAAAAGCAGAAACTATAAGCTTTGCAGACTACATAAAGTATGGAAGTGAACCGGCTTGTAAAGACGCAGGAAAAATTCGCTTTGAAGGCAGAGATTATATCATGCAAGATGGTGATATAATGCACTTTAAGTTTAATGTGTAG
- a CDS encoding CCA tRNA nucleotidyltransferase, whose protein sequence is MQVDHETSLIIDAIEKFGGEARLVGGCVRDSILQRDVHDIDLATNLLPHQTIKALKLRNIKTIPTGLKHGTITAILNQRSFEITTLRHDVKCDGRHAKVEFTNNWQADASRRDFTFNALYADKHGHIYDYFGGIEDLKAQRLSFIGNAEDRIKEDYLRILRAFRFHAKICVRDLSDEILSVCKKHSHMIQNLSGERIRDEILKLLECNDPFPTLKSMQESDVLQKIIPKEVKCEILSSVLLINTDALVKLALLLRTTKNDRLSLGEYVSKFLRLSNKQKKKLLFLLSNDIKTELSEKEQKKYISLFGRELYCDLVKICGVESGENVDEYISFANTFNIPKFPLSGDDLISIGHQPGKSLGRSLELLRQHWEDSSYTLTKEELVLYAKGLL, encoded by the coding sequence ATGCAAGTTGACCATGAAACTAGTTTAATCATCGATGCCATAGAGAAATTTGGTGGTGAGGCTAGGCTTGTCGGCGGGTGTGTGAGAGACTCAATTTTGCAGCGTGACGTTCACGACATCGATTTAGCTACTAATTTGCTTCCCCATCAAACGATTAAAGCACTAAAACTCCGTAATATAAAAACTATTCCAACTGGCTTAAAACATGGAACTATCACTGCTATCTTAAATCAGAGGTCTTTTGAAATTACAACACTAAGACATGATGTGAAATGTGATGGCAGGCATGCGAAAGTAGAATTTACCAATAATTGGCAAGCTGATGCTTCAAGGCGCGACTTTACATTTAACGCTCTATACGCAGATAAGCATGGCCATATATATGATTACTTTGGTGGTATAGAGGACTTAAAAGCGCAAAGGTTAAGCTTTATAGGCAACGCTGAAGATAGAATTAAAGAAGACTATCTACGTATTTTAAGAGCGTTTCGTTTTCATGCAAAAATATGTGTCAGAGATTTGAGTGATGAAATACTAAGCGTATGCAAAAAGCATTCGCATATGATCCAAAACCTCTCTGGAGAGAGAATAAGAGATGAAATACTTAAATTGCTGGAGTGCAATGATCCTTTTCCAACACTTAAGAGCATGCAAGAATCTGATGTGTTACAAAAAATTATTCCAAAAGAAGTAAAATGTGAAATTTTGTCATCAGTGCTTCTTATCAACACTGATGCATTAGTAAAATTAGCGTTACTTCTTAGGACTACCAAAAATGACAGGCTAAGTCTTGGAGAATATGTAAGCAAGTTTCTACGTCTTTCGAACAAGCAAAAGAAAAAGCTGCTATTTTTACTATCCAACGATATCAAAACAGAACTCTCAGAAAAAGAGCAAAAAAAATACATATCTTTATTTGGTAGAGAATTATATTGTGATTTAGTAAAAATTTGTGGTGTTGAGTCTGGAGAAAATGTTGATGAATACATTTCATTTGCTAATACATTCAATATTCCAAAATTTCCTTTATCTGGCGATGATTTAATAAGTATAGGCCACCAGCCAGGAAAAAGTTTAGGTAGAAGTTTGGAATTACTAAGACAACATTGGGAAGACAGCTCCTACACTTTAACAAAAGAGGAGCTGGTGCTTTATGCTAAGGGTCTACTTTAG
- a CDS encoding HK97 family phage prohead protease, giving the protein MNKKFLYSPLSIKSIGENGVFSGYASVFNIVDKQNDLILPGAFKKNLSKNKIKLLWQHNPGEPIGSIIDIHENDVGLYMIGHLLLGIQKAEEVYLMLKTGAINGLSIGYIPIEYDVDHKSGARVLKQVELWEVSLVTFPANLAAQVINVKNQNNEQEMLVRAIGKANAALADMCISA; this is encoded by the coding sequence ATGAATAAGAAATTTCTCTATTCACCATTGTCAATAAAAAGCATAGGAGAAAACGGTGTATTTTCTGGTTATGCTAGCGTTTTTAACATAGTTGATAAACAAAATGATCTGATATTGCCTGGAGCATTTAAGAAAAATTTAAGTAAAAACAAGATAAAACTTCTTTGGCAGCACAATCCTGGTGAACCTATAGGTAGTATCATAGATATTCATGAGAATGATGTTGGCCTATACATGATTGGACATTTACTTTTAGGTATCCAAAAAGCAGAGGAAGTATATTTAATGCTTAAAACTGGAGCTATTAATGGACTTTCCATCGGCTATATACCTATAGAGTATGATGTTGATCATAAAAGCGGAGCTAGAGTGTTAAAACAAGTGGAATTGTGGGAAGTCAGTTTAGTCACTTTTCCTGCAAACTTGGCTGCTCAGGTAATCAATGTAAAAAATCAGAACAATGAACAGGAAATGTTAGTAAGAGCGATAGGAAAAGCAAATGCTGCACTTGCAGACATGTGTATTTCTGCTTAA
- the gap gene encoding type I glyceraldehyde-3-phosphate dehydrogenase — MTIRVGINGLGRIGRGVLRAIFEIEEYSKQIEVVAVNGSLSAKQHAHLIKYDSVHGKFSGDIDFNESENWLSINGRKFSLYRKRSPENIPWNVDVILECTGAFNKREEAIRHNAEKVIVSAPVPDADVTIVYGVNNDMLEKEHKVISAGSCTTNCLALIVKVLHSNLGIKSGFMTTIHAYTNDQNILDGNHKDLRRARACGLSMVPTTTGAAKTIGSIIPELKGKLDGTAVRVPVSNVSMVDFKFTTDKKATDGEINEMFKNAASNVLSVCEEPLVSIDFVHNPYSAIVDLTGTYVTGDICRVAAWYDNEWAFSLRMLDIALLSHSKV, encoded by the coding sequence ATGACAATTCGTGTAGGGATTAATGGTCTGGGTAGAATAGGCAGAGGCGTATTGCGTGCTATTTTCGAAATAGAAGAATATAGCAAACAAATAGAAGTTGTAGCTGTAAATGGATCACTCAGTGCAAAGCAGCATGCACATTTGATTAAATATGATTCTGTTCATGGCAAATTCAGTGGTGATATTGATTTTAATGAGTCTGAAAATTGGCTATCTATAAATGGCAGAAAATTTTCTTTATATAGAAAGCGGAGCCCTGAAAATATTCCTTGGAATGTTGATGTAATACTTGAATGTACTGGTGCATTTAACAAGCGTGAAGAAGCAATAAGGCACAATGCAGAGAAAGTGATTGTCTCTGCTCCAGTTCCGGATGCTGATGTCACTATAGTTTATGGTGTGAATAACGATATGCTCGAAAAAGAGCATAAAGTGATATCAGCAGGTTCTTGCACTACAAATTGCCTTGCTCTAATTGTGAAAGTCCTACACTCCAATTTAGGTATAAAAAGCGGTTTTATGACTACTATACATGCCTACACGAATGATCAAAATATTCTTGATGGTAATCATAAAGATTTGCGTAGAGCAAGAGCTTGCGGATTATCTATGGTGCCAACTACAACCGGGGCAGCAAAAACAATTGGTTCTATAATTCCTGAATTAAAGGGCAAGCTAGATGGCACTGCCGTCAGAGTTCCAGTTAGCAATGTTTCTATGGTTGATTTTAAATTTACGACTGATAAGAAGGCAACAGATGGAGAAATAAATGAAATGTTTAAAAATGCGGCAAGTAATGTGCTCTCCGTATGCGAGGAACCTTTAGTCTCAATAGATTTTGTGCATAACCCTTATAGTGCAATTGTGGATTTAACTGGTACATATGTTACAGGTGATATATGCAGGGTTGCAGCGTGGTATGACAATGAGTGGGCTTTTTCGCTGAGAATGTTAGACATAGCATTATTGAGCCATAGTAAAGTATGA
- the tatC gene encoding twin-arginine translocase subunit TatC: MNENSNKYASFYEHFAELRKRVIFCFLFFCVAFGFCYYFKENIYRFLLAPLIEATKDSEGFSLIYTDLTEAFFVYLRVAVMSALLLSFPVFAWQFYMFLAPGLYKSERAVLLPYLIATPVLFVTGATVVYYYIFPLAWKFFINFEHSGKSFDIPIEFMPSVSEYLDLVLQFMFAFGTAFQIPVILTLMVRVGLLTTQSLSNKRRIAIVVIFIIAAILTPPDVLSQVGLAIPMLILYELSILICRYIERKAKNSDK; encoded by the coding sequence ATGAATGAAAACTCGAACAAATATGCTTCATTTTATGAGCACTTTGCGGAACTCAGAAAAAGAGTTATCTTTTGCTTTCTATTTTTTTGCGTTGCTTTTGGTTTTTGTTATTACTTTAAGGAAAATATATACCGTTTTTTACTTGCACCTTTAATAGAAGCAACAAAAGATAGCGAAGGTTTTTCTTTAATTTACACAGACTTAACAGAGGCATTTTTTGTGTATCTCCGAGTTGCAGTAATGAGCGCACTTTTGCTCTCTTTTCCTGTGTTTGCATGGCAATTCTATATGTTCTTAGCACCTGGGTTATATAAAAGTGAAAGGGCAGTGTTGTTGCCATACTTAATTGCAACACCGGTTTTATTTGTAACGGGAGCTACTGTAGTCTATTACTATATATTTCCTTTAGCCTGGAAGTTTTTTATCAACTTCGAACACAGTGGTAAATCCTTCGATATACCGATAGAGTTTATGCCATCAGTTAGCGAATATTTAGACCTCGTTCTCCAATTTATGTTTGCATTTGGCACTGCATTTCAAATTCCAGTAATACTCACATTGATGGTGAGGGTAGGGTTACTCACTACACAAAGTTTATCAAATAAACGCAGAATCGCGATAGTGGTAATTTTTATTATCGCTGCAATCTTAACTCCACCTGATGTGTTAAGCCAAGTAGGGCTTGCAATACCTATGCTAATTCTATATGAGTTGTCCATTCTGATATGTAGGTATATTGAGAGGAAAGCAAAAAATTCTGATAAATAA
- a CDS encoding IS982 family transposase: MNKNVTELFCFVDDFCKAINKNFAEKLLPNSKKPTRTPEITHSEILTIILLYQQSRCEDFKSFYTYYLKALYGSEFQNLPTYSRFIRLKPRVLWYLALLLQWLCEQSKMTGISYIDATSIAVCHPKRISRNKVFKGLAKLGKTTYGWFFGFKLHMVINEKGEIQGVTLTKGNVDDRKPVPKLTEKLTGLLFGDKGYIKKELFAKLFDRGLKLVTKVKKGMKNTLMLLEEKIFLRKRSIIETVFGYLKDRLELEHSRHRSPINFLVHVFSTLVSYSMKPKKPCISRFYYID, translated from the coding sequence ATGAATAAAAATGTAACAGAATTATTTTGCTTTGTAGACGATTTTTGCAAGGCTATAAACAAAAATTTCGCAGAAAAACTCCTGCCAAACAGTAAAAAACCTACCAGAACGCCAGAGATTACGCATTCTGAAATTCTTACTATAATTTTACTTTATCAACAATCTAGATGTGAGGACTTTAAATCTTTCTATACATATTATTTGAAAGCACTATATGGATCTGAGTTTCAAAATTTGCCAACATATAGTAGATTTATTAGGCTAAAACCGAGGGTTTTATGGTATTTAGCATTACTTTTGCAATGGCTATGTGAGCAGTCGAAAATGACAGGGATTTCGTACATAGATGCAACATCTATCGCTGTTTGCCATCCAAAAAGAATCTCAAGAAACAAAGTTTTCAAAGGATTGGCAAAGCTTGGAAAGACTACATATGGCTGGTTTTTTGGTTTTAAATTGCATATGGTAATTAATGAAAAAGGTGAAATTCAAGGAGTTACACTTACTAAAGGTAACGTTGACGACAGAAAACCAGTACCAAAATTAACTGAAAAACTGACTGGTCTTTTGTTTGGTGATAAGGGCTATATAAAGAAAGAGCTCTTTGCAAAACTCTTCGATAGAGGACTAAAACTCGTTACCAAAGTAAAAAAAGGTATGAAAAACACATTAATGCTACTTGAAGAAAAGATTTTTTTAAGAAAAAGGTCGATTATTGAAACAGTTTTTGGCTACCTAAAAGACAGACTTGAGCTTGAGCATTCAAGGCACAGGTCTCCAATAAATTTCTTGGTGCACGTCTTTTCCACATTAGTTTCATATTCCATGAAGCCTAAAAAGCCCTGTATTTCTAGATTTTACTATATTGATTAA